The proteins below come from a single Sorghum bicolor cultivar BTx623 chromosome 4, Sorghum_bicolor_NCBIv3, whole genome shotgun sequence genomic window:
- the LOC8056265 gene encoding homoserine kinase: MAAAAAATSTASAPSSSFPSTCRARARVGARPSLVSLRVRAANPATVNVTTASDPAPVFQSVTAFAPATVANLGPGFDFLGCAVADASLSLGDTVTATLDPTLPPATVSIASVTSPSRPHLADRLSKDPLRNCAGVAAIAALRALGVRSHAVSIHLTKGLPLGSGLGSSAASAAAAAKAVDALFGSRLARDDLVLAGLESEKAVSGFHADNIAPAILGGFVLVRSYDPFHLVPLCSPPALRLHFVLVTPDFEAPTSKMRAALPKQVDVHQHVRNSSQAAALVAAVLQGDAGLIGSAMSSDSIVEPTRAPLIPGMAAVKAAALQAGALGCTISGAGPTAVAVIEGEEKGEEVARRMVDAFWSAGKLKATATVAQLDTLGARVIATSSLD, translated from the coding sequence atggcggcggcggcggcggcgacttcCACAGCCTCCgcgccctcctcctccttcccctCCACCTGCAGGGCTAGGGCCAGGGTCGGGGCCCGGCCATCCCTCGTCTCTCTCCGCGTCAGAGCAGCGAATCCCGCCACGGTCAACGTTACCACCGCCTCCGATCCCGCCCCGGTCTTCCAGTCCGTCACGGCCTTCGCGCCAGCCACCGTCGCCAACCTCGGCCCGGGCTTCGACTTCCTCGGATGCGCCGTCGCTGACGCCTCCCTCTCCCTGGGCGACACCGTCACCGCAACCCTCGACCCCACACTCCCGCCCGCCACCGTCTCCATCGCCTCCGTCACATCCCCGTCCCGCCCCCACCTCGCCGACCGCCTCTCCAAGGACCCGCTCCGCAACTGCGCGGGCGTCGCCGCCATCGCCGCGCTCCGCGCCCTCGGCGTCCGCTCCCACGCCGTCTCCATCCACCTTACCAAGGGCCTGCCGCTCGGCTCGGGGCTCGGCTCTTCCgcggcctccgccgccgccgccgccaaggcCGTCGACGCCCTCTTCGGCTCGCGCCTCGCCCGCGACGACCTCGTCCTCGCGGGGCTCGAGTCCGAGAAGGCCGTCAGCGGCTTCCACGCCGACAACATCGCCCCCGCCATCCTCGGCGGCTTCGTCCTCGTCCGCAGCTACGACCCCTTCCACCTCGTCCCGCTCTGCTCCCCGCCCGCGCTCCGCCTCCACTTCGTCCTCGTCACCCCCGACTTCGAGGCTCCCACGAGCAAGATGCGCGCCGCGCTGCCCAAACAGGTCGACGTCCACCAGCACGTGCGCAACTCCAGCCAGGCAGCGGCGCTCGTGGCGGCGGTGCTGCAAGGGGATGCGGGCCTCATCGGCTCCGCGATGTCGTCCGACAGCATCGTCGAGCCCACCAGGGCACCCCTCATACCTGGCATGGCGGCCGTCAAGGCGGCGGCCCTGCAAGCTGGAGCGCTGGGCTGCACAATTAGCGGCGCGGGCCCCACAGCGGTGGCCGTCATCGAAGGGGAGGAAAAGGGGGAGGAGGTTGCCCGCAGGATGGTGGACGCCTTCTGGAGCGCAGGCAAACTCAAGGCGACTGCAACCGTCGCTCAGCTCGATACCCTTGGTGCCAGGGTCATCGCCACATCATCCTTGGACTAG
- the LOC8066450 gene encoding calcium-dependent protein kinase 6, protein MGNSCRGSSSSSPTDYYCCGYGGHHNSALSSSLSACSSSTTTSSSDLLLLLRNHQHRQYRRRRRHRTCSSTSTTSAMRGGGHQQHLSSPTAVLGHVTPALRDLYAVGRKLGQGQFGTTYLCTEVSTGAAFACKSIAKRKLLTPEDVDDVRREIQIMHHLAGHGSVVTIKGAYEDPLYVHIVMELCEGGELFDRIVDRGYFSERKAAEIARVIVGVVEACHSLGVMHRDLKPENFLLKDSRDRRGRHDDDDDDDEAPPASLKAIDFGLSVFFKPGQVFTDVVGSPYYVAPEVLCKHYGPEADVWTAGVIIYILLSGVPPFWAETQQGIFDAVLKGAIDFDSEPWPTISDSAKDLIRRMLRSPPADRMTAHQVLCHPWICENGVAPDRALDPAVLTRLKQFSAMNRLKKMALRVIAQNLSEEELAGLKEMFKAMDTDGSGAITFDELKEGLTRYGSNLRESEIRDLMDAADVDNSGTIDYDEFIAATVHMSKLEREEHLLAAFAYFDKDGSGYITVDELEQACRDHNMVDVGLDDIITEVDQDNDGRIDYGEFVAMMKKGIIGHGRLTMRHNSDGSVLHGAG, encoded by the exons ATGGGCAACTCCTGccgcggctcctcctcctcctcgcccaccGACTACTACTGCTGCGGCTACGGCGGGCACCACAACAGCGCCCTGTCGTCCTCCCTCTCCGCCTGCAGCAGCTCTACTACTACTAGCAGCagcgacctcctcctcctcctccgcaacCACCAGCACCGGCagtaccggcggcggcggcggcaccgcaCCTGCAGCAGCACAAGCACCACAAGCGCCATGCGCGGCGGTGGGCACCAGCAGCACCTCTCGTCCCCGACCGCGGTGCTGGGGCACGTCACCCCTGCGCTTCGCGACCTCTACGCCGTGGGGCGCAAGCTCGGGCAGGGTCAGTTCGGCACGACGTACCTGTGCACGGAGGTCTCGACGGGCGCGGCCTTCGCGTGCAAGTCGATCGCGAAGCGCAAGCTGCTGACGCCCGaggacgtggacgacgtgcggcGCGAGATCCAGATCATGCACCACCTTGCGGGTCACGGCAGCGTGGTGACCATCAAGGGCGCGTACGAGGACCCGCTGTACGTGCACATCGTGATGGAGCTGTGCGAGGGCGGCGAGCTCTTCGACCGCATCGTGGACCGTGGCTACTTCTCGGAGCGCAAGGCCGCCGAGATCGCGCGCGTCATCGTGGGCGTGGTGGAGGCGTGCCACTCGCTGGGCGTGATGCACCGGGACCTCAAGCCCGAGAATTTCTTGCTCAAGGACAGCAGGGACAGGCGGGGTcgacacgacgacgacgacgacgacgacgaggcgcCGCCGGCGTCTCTCAAGGCCATCGACttcggcctctccgtcttcttcaaGCCCGGCCAGGTGTTCACCGACGTGGTGGGGTCCCCCTACTACGTGGCGCCGGAGGTTCTGTGCAAGCACTACGGTCCCGAGGCGGACGTGTGGACGGCGGGGGTCATCATCTACATCCTCCTCAGCGGGGTGCCGCCCTTCTGGGCCGAGACGCAGCAGGGCATCTTCGACGCCGTGCTCAAGGGCGCCATCGACTTCGACTCCGAGCCCTGGCCCACcatctccgacagcgccaaGGACCTCATCCGCCGGATGCTGCGCTCGCCGCCGGCCGACAGGATGACCGCGCACCAGGTGCTGTGCCACCCCTGGATCTGCGAGAACGGCGTGGCCCCGGACAGGGCGCTCGACCCCGCCGTGCTCACGCGCCTCAAGCAGTTCTCCGCCATGAACAGGCTCAAGAAGATGGCGCTGCGGGTCATCGCGCAGAACCTGTCGGAGGAGGAGCTGGCGGGGCTCAAGGAGATGTTCAAGGCCATGGACACGGACGGCAGCGGCGCCATCACCTTCGACGAGCTCAAGGAAGGGCTCACCAGGTACGGCTCCAACCTCAGGGAGAGCGAGATCAGGGACCTCATggacgccgccgacgtcgacaaCAGCGGCACCATCGACTACGACGAGTTCATCGCAGCCACCGTGCACATGAGTAAGCTGGAGCGCGAGGAGCACCTGCTCGCAGCTTTCGCCTACTTCGACAAGGACGGCAGCGGCTAcatcaccgtcgacgagctggagCAGGCGTGCAGGGACCACAACATGGTCGACGTCGGTCTCGACGACATCATCACAGAGGTGGACCAGGACAAT GATGGCCGCATCGACTATGGCGAGTTCGTGGCTATGATGAAGAAGGGCATCATCGGCCACGGCAGGCTCACCATGAGGcacaactccgacggcagcgTCCTCCATGGCGCCggctag